In Xanthomonas theicola, a single genomic region encodes these proteins:
- a CDS encoding ABC transporter permease, giving the protein MPLPYAVELGLKGARRHPRTVLLAVFTLALGLASVMTMLTLLALLSADPLPGLSQQLYTGWVESRQAQKSNDDMEPNPLPPSHWKLGDAKAFIAAHPDIGQTTLAASYLTVSDEDGRRRQGIYGVMALGPMPAMFGVPLRHGRAWTAQEERAATPVAIVGHTLSLKLFGAENGVGKQIRVGKHLFRVIGISDDWQPRPAFYFIQSLDTVWNETRIELFVPVQATLNAAATPLVDQQCDDSSPGGVRFNQINVAACRWMNLWAQLRTPAQVNSYRDALLAFASARHAAGIYARPPQATLHSVPEWLDANRVVPDNVRLNFWLTIALLALCVVNVAGLLAARFFKRAGEIGVHRVLGAPRGAVFVRCLTEAGLIGLLGGALALPATLFGLWVVRLQDQSYSTLARFQPELFMPLLLLAVCTGLLVGSIPAWRAVQLQPALQVKSL; this is encoded by the coding sequence ATGCCGCTGCCGTACGCCGTGGAACTCGGATTGAAGGGCGCGCGCAGGCACCCGCGCACGGTGCTGCTCGCCGTGTTCACCCTCGCCCTGGGCCTAGCTTCGGTGATGACGATGCTGACCCTGCTGGCGCTGCTCTCGGCCGATCCGCTGCCGGGACTGAGCCAGCAGCTGTACACCGGCTGGGTGGAGTCGCGGCAGGCGCAAAAGAGCAACGACGACATGGAGCCCAACCCGCTGCCGCCGTCGCACTGGAAGCTGGGCGATGCCAAGGCGTTCATCGCTGCGCATCCGGATATCGGGCAGACCACGCTGGCGGCGAGCTATCTGACCGTCAGCGACGAGGACGGCAGGCGGCGCCAGGGCATCTACGGGGTGATGGCGCTCGGTCCGATGCCTGCGATGTTCGGCGTGCCGCTGCGGCACGGCCGCGCCTGGACCGCGCAGGAGGAACGCGCCGCCACGCCGGTGGCGATCGTCGGCCACACGCTGAGCCTGAAGCTGTTCGGCGCCGAAAACGGCGTCGGCAAGCAAATCCGCGTGGGCAAGCACCTGTTCCGCGTCATCGGCATCAGCGACGACTGGCAGCCGCGGCCGGCGTTCTACTTCATCCAGTCGCTGGACACGGTCTGGAACGAGACCAGGATCGAACTGTTCGTGCCGGTGCAGGCGACGCTGAACGCGGCCGCAACGCCGCTCGTCGACCAGCAGTGCGACGACAGCTCGCCCGGCGGCGTGCGCTTCAACCAAATCAACGTCGCGGCCTGCCGCTGGATGAACCTGTGGGCGCAGTTGCGTACGCCCGCGCAGGTGAACAGCTACCGCGACGCCTTGCTCGCGTTCGCCAGCGCACGCCATGCCGCCGGCATCTACGCGCGGCCGCCGCAGGCCACGCTGCACAGCGTGCCGGAGTGGCTGGACGCCAATCGGGTGGTCCCGGACAACGTGCGCCTGAACTTCTGGCTGACCATCGCCCTGCTCGCCCTGTGCGTGGTCAACGTGGCGGGCCTGCTGGCGGCGCGATTCTTCAAGCGCGCGGGCGAAATCGGCGTGCACCGCGTGCTCGGCGCGCCGCGCGGGGCGGTCTTCGTGCGCTGCCTGACCGAAGCCGGCTTGATCGGGTTGCTCGGCGGAGCGCTCGCGTTGCCTGCGACCCTGTTCGGCCTGTGGGTGGTCCGCCTGCAGGACCAGAGCTACAGCACCCTGGCCCGCTTCCAGCCGGAGTTGTTCATGCCCTTGTTGCTGCTGGCCGTATGCACCGGGCTGCTGGTCGGGTCGATTCCGGCCTGGCGCGCCGTGCAGTTGCAGCCTGCCCTGCAAGTGAAGAGCCTCTGA
- a CDS encoding ABC transporter ATP-binding protein codes for MLEMRSVSKVFRTEQVETHALRSLDLHVREGEFVAVTGPSGSGKTTFLNIAGLLETFTSGQYVLDGQDVSHLNDDARSRMRNRKIGFIFQGFNLIPDLNLFDNVDVPLRYRGMAAAERKQRIEEALGRVGLGSRMKHYPSELSGGQQQRAAIARALAGSPRLLLADEPTGNLDSQMARGVMELLEEINAQGSTIVMVTHDPELAARAQRNVHIVDGQATDLQREPVLAHAGAATPSAADDR; via the coding sequence ATGCTCGAAATGCGCTCCGTCTCCAAGGTCTTCCGCACCGAACAGGTCGAGACGCACGCGCTGCGCTCGCTGGACCTGCATGTCCGCGAGGGCGAGTTCGTCGCCGTCACCGGCCCGTCCGGTTCCGGCAAGACCACCTTCCTCAACATCGCCGGCCTGCTGGAGACCTTCACCAGCGGCCAGTACGTGCTCGACGGCCAGGACGTCAGCCATCTCAACGACGACGCGCGCTCGCGCATGCGCAACCGGAAGATCGGTTTCATCTTCCAGGGCTTCAACCTCATCCCCGACCTCAACCTGTTCGACAACGTCGACGTGCCGCTGCGCTACCGCGGCATGGCCGCGGCCGAACGCAAGCAGCGCATCGAGGAGGCGCTGGGCCGGGTCGGGCTGGGTTCGCGGATGAAGCACTATCCGTCCGAGCTGTCCGGCGGCCAGCAACAGCGCGCGGCGATCGCGCGCGCGCTGGCCGGCAGCCCGCGCCTGCTGCTGGCCGACGAACCGACCGGCAACCTGGACTCGCAGATGGCGCGCGGGGTGATGGAACTGCTGGAGGAGATCAACGCGCAGGGCTCGACCATCGTCATGGTCACCCACGATCCGGAACTGGCCGCGCGCGCGCAGCGCAACGTGCACATCGTCGATGGGCAGGCCACCGACCTGCAGCGCGAACCGGTGCTGGCGCATGCCGGCGCGGCGACGCCGTCGGCCGCCGACGACCGCTGA